GCCCAGTTGGGCAAGGCGCCCGCGAAACAGGAACGGGCTCGGGCGATCGGGGACTTCGCGGCGTTCGGCGAGATCGCCTCGCGCTACGTGATCTCCGTGCAGAAGGCGGTCGGCCTGAAGCTGAGCGGCGACGTCGCCGCGCTGCGCACCGCGTGCATGGTCGGCAACTGGGCGGGCAGCCTGCTGCAGCGCCCGGTCGGCGGCCGCAACCCCGTCGGCACCCTGCGGATCTCCCCCGGTGACCTGGACGAGGCGGTCACCCAGCTGCTCACGGAGAACACGCTGATGGCCGCGGACGTCGGCGGCAAGCCGGTGCCCTCGGGCTTCGCGCGGGTCGAGGCGTTCCACGTCGGCTTCCTCGACGGCATCTCCGCCTGCACCGAGGACTTCCGCTAGCCGCGAGCGGGGGCGCCCCGGCCGGGGCGCCCCTTCGCCGTCAGAACAGGGCGCTGGCCAGGTTGCGGCGTGCGAGCATGACCCGCTGGTCGTCCGCGGGGAACAGCTCGAACAGGTCGACCAGGTGCTGCCGCACACGGTTGCGGTCCTCGTCCGCGGTGCGGCGCACGGTGGCGACCAGCCGGGCGAAGGCCTGGTCGACCAGCTGTGCGGCGATCTCCGCGTCGGCCGCGGCGAGCTGGGCGTCGATGTCGTCGGGGCTGGCGTCCGCCTTCTCGATCGCGCCGGAGTCGGTCCGCTCGGCCCGCGCGGTGAAGCGCACCTGCGCCAGCGCGGCCTTGGCGTCCTCGTTGCCGGGCTCCGCGGCGAGGATCTGCTCGTAGGCGGCCTCGGCGGCGGCGTAGTCGCCCCTCTCGAAGGCTTCCTCGGCGGCGGTGAACCGCGGGTCCTCCGGCTGCTCGGCCTCGGCGGCACCGCCGGCGGCGGCGCGCTCCTCGGCGGCCTTGATGCCGGGCAGGCGGTCCCGCAGCGCCTGGACCAGGGAGGCGATCCACTGGCGCAGCTGCGCCTCCGGCTGCAGCCCCGGGACGCCGTCGAGCACCTGGCCGCCGGCGATGGCCACGGTCATCGGCACCGACTGCACGCCGAACGCCTGCGCGATGCGCGGGTTGGCGTCGATGTCGACAGTGGCCAGGATCCAGGTCCCGTTGCTCTCCGCGGACAGCCGCTGGAGGATCGGGGACAGCTGCTGGCTCTCCTCGCTCCAGCTGGCGCGCAGGTCCACGACGACCGGCACCTGGAGGGAGCGTTCGAGCACGTCCTGTTGGAAGGTCGCCTCGCTGACCTCGACGACCCACTCCCCGGAGGTGGCGGGCGCCGAACCGGACGCGGCGGGCGCGGCGGCGGGACGACTCTGCTGGCGGGCGGTGGCCTCCGCCCGCGCCTTGACCGCCGAAAGATCCACGGCACCGGCGAGCGCGGCGGAGAGGGCGGCGTTCTGGCGTCGATCTGGCCTCGTCACGTCCTCCATCCTGACACGCCGCCGACAGCGCCGGGGACCCAGCACCCGGCCCCGACCCACCCGCGCGCGGACGGGCAGATCCACCCCGCGACCACCAGCGCGTCGGCCCGCAACCGGCGCAGCGGGCGGTGGTGCACCGGCTCGTGGTGCGCGATCCGGTTCCGCAGCTCGTGCAGCCCGGCGACCTTGTCGTGCACGTCCTTGCGCATGCCGCTCAGGTGGGGGAACGCGCCACGAAGACACGGCAGCCAGAGCGTCCGCTCGTACCGCGCGGCAAGCAGGTACCGCCAGAACCCGAACGACAGCTCGGTGACCACTCGCCCCGGAGTTTCGACATACCCGTTCCGCACGACCCTGTCCCGAGCGGTCGCGATGTCGTTCTGCGCCTTCTCGGTCAGCAGCGGGGCGAGGGGCACGTACCAGTCGGCCCGGCCGCTCCGGTCGGCGAGCGCCGAGTGCATGGCGTTGCGCACCAGCACCTCGACGTGCCCGAGCGTTCGCCAGAAAGCCGCGGCGATCTGGGAGTTCCGCTCGTAGAGCGCCAACGCCGCCGCCAGGTCTCCCCCGCTCGCCGTCCGGTAGGGAGCCAGGCGCTCCGGCGAGAAGCGCTGCTCCAGCAGTGTGTTCAGTGCCGGGTTTGTCATGACCGGGCGACTCCGGTAGAGTCTTCGACGAAGACCCCGGTCGCCCCTATCCCTCGGGATATGCCGCCGGGGTTATGTATTTTCCGGGGCACTGTTCCGCCGTCGTCGATCATCTGGGCTCCTTCGCGGTGACGTGTCCGATGTGGACGCGTCACGCTAGCGCCACCCCCTGACGTTCACTGTTGAGCGACATTTTGCCTTGGTGGCAAATGGAATCAGCCGACGAACCGGGCGTGGCGCTGTGACCCGTGCAGCGCGGAGGAACCCCTGTGCGTCCATGTCGTTGCACGCGCGCCTATAGGTCGTTGTTGAGTCCCTTCAAGGGGTTCCGCGCAGAGCCGTGCGCGAATCACGTCACAAGGTGCAGCGCCATCGGGTTGTTGCGGAACGCCTCGTTGGTCGCGGACAGCGTGCGCGCGATCGGGAGCATCAGCTCCGCGAAGCGCCGCGTAGCCTCCTCGCCGATCGCCAGCCACGGCAGGATCGCGCCGTCATCGGTGCGCTCCTCGCACCACGCGCGCAACTGCCCACCGGCCGCCGTGAGCGCGCGGTCGGCGATCAGGCCGCGTTCGGTGAGCCGGTCGACCGCCGCCTGCCACTCCTGCTCCGGCCAGCGACGGAAGCCGAGCATGGCCTCGTCGGTCATCCCGTGGTCGGCCGCGTAGAGCACCAGCGCCTCGCACGGGTCCAGGCCCGCGGCGACCAGGGTGGCGATGTGCCCGTCGCCCCTGGACTCACGCAGGATCGTGGTCGCGTGCCACAGCGCCAGGTGCGGCTGCTCCGGCCAGGGCAGTGCCGCGTTCGCTGCGGCGAGCGGACGGCCGGTGATCGGGGTCGCCGCGGCGGCCGCACGGCCGAGCTCGGCCAGCTCGGCGATCTCCGGGCCGGACAGCGCCTCCTCGCCGAGCAGGTGCCGCAGCGCGCCGTCCACCCCGGTCAGCCGGGTGGCCAGGAAGGTCTCCGCGTCGGCGAGCTCCCAGGCGTCGGGCAGCGCGCGGTGCACCATCCCCGGCGGGAAGTTGTAGAAGGTGGAGATCACCAGCTCCGGGCCGGCCTCGCCGAAGGGAGCCGCGCGCTGGGCGAAGTAGCCCATCCAGCCGCCCTTGCAGCCGAGCCCGTCCGCCGCCGCCCGCGACTCCGGGGTGAAGTAGGTCAGCACGTGGTAGTTCTCGAACAGCGACCACAGCCTGCGCGCCGCCGCACGGCGCTCCTCGACGCTTCCGATGCTCAGCACCCACCGACCATCCCACCCATCGGGACGGCGCGAACCGTGGCGCCGATCACATCTCGCGGAGGTGTTCCTCCACCCGTTCCACCTTGGCGGAGAGCTGAGCGGTGTAGCCCGGCCGGATGTCCGCCTTGAGCACCAGGCTCACCCTCGGCCCGTGCTGCTGCACCGCCTCCACGGCGCGCCGCACCACGTCCATCACCTCGTCCCAGGTCTCGCCCTCGATCGTGGTGAACATGGCGCTGGTCTCGTTCGGCAGCCCGGATTCGCGCACCACCCGGACCGCGTCCGCGACGGCCGCGCTGACGCTGTCGGACTCCCCGCCGAGCGGGCTCACGCTGAACGACACGAGCATCGTTGTGTCCTCCGTACTGCCCGAAGACCCGCTCGCGGGGTCGAGCACGTCACCGAAGATTCGCTACTCATCAGTTTCGGCGCTGCTAGCGTGGCTGTCCATGACAGGCCGATCTTTGCCGTTCGATCCCATCGAGCGCGCCGCCGAGCTGTGGGCAGAGCGCATCGGTCCGGCGGAGACGATGGCCGCGGTCACGAGTGTGATGCGCGTCCAGCAGATCGTTCAGTCCGCTGTGGACGGCGCGCTCAGGCCGCACAAGCTGACCTTCGCCCGCTACGAGGCGCTGGTGCTGCTGACCTTCTCCCGGCAGGGCAGCCTGCCGATGCGGGTGATGGGCGAGCGGTTGCAGCTGCACCCGACCAGTGTCACCAACATCGTCGACCGGCTGGAGGCCGACGGGCTGGTGGTGCGGGCCCCGCACCCCACCGACCGGCGCACCACGCTGGTGGCGATCACCGACGACGGCCGGACGCGGATGAAGGCGGCGACCGAGGCGGTCACGGAGGCGAACTTCGGCCTGGCCGGGCTGACCCCGCGGCAGACCGAGCAGCTGACCGAGCTGCTGGCCAAGGTGCGCAAGGCCACCGGCGACTTCGCGAGCTAGGCCGTCACCGAGTCCGCGACGGGCTCCATGCGACCGGTGCGCGCCGCCCAGCGCTCGAACCACACGGTGGCGGCGGGCGGGATCGAGGCGACCAGTGCCCACACCAGGGTGCGGTTGTCCCAGCCGAGCGGCTTGCGCACCAGGAACGCGAGGAGCACGTAGATCACGAACAGCCCGCCGTGCACCGGGCCGAAGATCTTGACGCCGATGTCGGTCACCCTGAGCACGTGCTCGAAGAGCATGCCGATGAGCAGCCCGATCCACGAGCACGCCTCAGCGATCGCGATGAGCCGGAACCTGCCTGCCGGGGTGGACAGCACGGGCGCTCCCTCAAACCTGGACGATTCGACCAGGCCAGTGTGGAGCGTGCCCTGGATCACCGATCCCCCGGGACGGTCCTAGGACCCGCAGGGGGACGGTGGGAGCGCGGCGGGGGTGGTTCCCCACGTGGACTCGCGCTCGGTCAGCGTGTACGTCAGCACCTGGCCGCGCGAGAGCTGTTCCCAGTCGACCCACACCTTGTCGTGCTGCCGGGCGCCGAGCCGCGCGGAGCCGATGAACTGGTTCTTCGCCGAGTCCACTCCGGGCGTCGCGATCACCAACGGCCTGCCGTTCTCCAGGTCGATGCTCACGACGGGGAACCGCGGCTTGCTCAGCACGAGCTGGCCGGTGCCGTTGACCGCCGGATACATGCCGATCGCGCTGAACACGTACCACGCGGACATGGTGCCGAGGTCGTCGTTGCCCGTGACACCGTTGGGGGCGTTGGTGAACAGTGTCTGCGCCGCCCTCGTCACGGTGGATGTCTTCCACGGCTGACCGATGAGCGTGTACATCCACGGCGCGTGCAGGTCGGGCTCGTTGTTGGGGTTGTAGCGGAACTGGTTGTAGTACGCGTACGGCCCGACGACCCACTCCTTGCGCACGGCCTCGGTGTGGTTGGCGAGGAGCTTGTCGTAGGCGAAGAACGCGTCCAGCCGCTTCGCGGTCTCCTCCTTGCCGCCCATGGCCTTCAACGCGCCGCTGACGTCCTGCTGCACGAGCCACTGGTACTGCCACGCCGTGCCCTCGTGGAAGCCGTGGTCGGACGTGGGCGTGTAGGGCTTGCCGGGGTCGCTGTGCCAAGCACCGTCGAGCACCCTGGGGCGTGGGAAGCCGGTGAAGCCGCGGTCGGTGACGGTGGGGTCCCACACGTTGCGCCAGGACTGCCCCCGCTTGCGGAGCGCGGCAGCTTCCGTATGCGCACCAAGCGCTCCGGCCATGACGGACAGTGAACAGTCGGCCAGTGCGTACTCCATCGTCGCGGAGCCGCCGTGGTGCTGGTCGATGTCCATGCCCTTCTTGGGCTTGCGCTTGTCGTACTCGACGAAGCCGTTGGCGAGGTAGTTCGGGTTGCCCGCGCGGCCCTCGAACTGCGAAGCGGCCGGAGGGACACCGTTCGCGTTCTGCAGCAACGCGCCCAGTGCCTCGCGTTCCCTGCCCTTAAAGGCGCCGAACCGCCACAGATCGACCATGTAAGGCGTAACGGGGTCACCGGTCATCGTGTTCGTCTCGAAGCTCGCATAGGCCCACCGGGGCAGCCAGCCGCCTTGTTGGTGCACGGCGAGCAACGACTGTGCGATGTCCTTCGCGCGCGACGGCCAGAACATGGCGATGAGCTGGTTCTGCGTGCGGTAGGTGTCCCACAGCGAGTAGTACTCGTAGTAGGTCCAGCCGCGCGCGGTGTGAATCTTGTCGTCGAACCCTCGATAGCGGCCGTCGTGGTCGTTGCCGGTCAACGGCTGCAACAGCACGTGATAGAGCGCCGTGTAGAAGACGACGAGGTCGTCACGGCTCCCGCCACCGACGCGCACACGGGACAGCTCGGTCCGCCAGGCCCGCTCCGCACGCCCACGCAGTTCGTCGAAGCCGAGCGGAGTGCCGTCACGGCGCAGTCCCTCGGCCGCGAGGTTCTTCCGCGCACCCTCAATGTCCACATGGGACACAGCAGTGGTCGCAGTGACGGACTTCCCTCGAAGAGCACCGAAGTTGAGCCACGCACCCCGCAGCCCCGCGCCGCCGGAGGACTCGCGGCTACCCGGCAGACCACCCTGCGGGCTCCACGTGCCGAACGCGGAGAACGGTTGGTCGAACTTCATGGTGAACCACGTCGTGTACCTACGGCCCCCGCAGAAGCTCAGCGTCTCGATGGCGCCTTCGAGCGTGCGGTCGCCGACGACCTTGACGGAGCTGGACGTGACGCTGTGCTTGTCGTTGGCCTGCCCAAGGTTGACGAACACGTTGGCGTTGCTGGGATCGGTGAAGGTGTAGCGCTCCGCGCCGGTGCGGGTGGACGCGGTCGTCTCTGCGTCGATTCCGCCGTAGCTGGTGAGCCTGGTCTTGTAGTAGCCGGCGGTGCCGACCTCGCCGGCGTGCGTGTACTGCGCGCCGTACTGGTGATGGTCGAACGTCGCGGGCACTGTCGTGTCGAAGGCGTGCTGCGAGCCCGGGCCGACTGTCCCCGTCGTCGGCAGCACGGAGAGGACGCCGCCCTGCTCCCAGCACCCGGCACCCGAAAGGAACAGGTGGCCGAAGCCGTGGATTTTCGGGTCGTCGTAGCGCCAACCAGAGTAATGCGAGCCGATGGGGCTGATCTGCGTCTTGCCGAATGGCATCGAGGCACCGGGGAATGTGTTGCCATCGTCCTTGGAGCCGATGAACGTGTTCACCAGGCCCACGGGGTCCGCGGAAAGCTGCGCCGGACTGGCGATCGCGGTGGGGGCAACGGAGGAGGTCAGCGCCGCTGCCGCGACGAACGCTCCCAGTAGTCGTCCTGAACGAGAAAACCGGAACGCGGACATGCGACAGCCTCCTGAGCTGACAACGTTGTCACATTCCGATCCAACGTAAAGCGGCCAAACAAAGCGGTCAACAGCACCAGGCGGACAAGTCCCAGGACATTTTCGCTTGAGGCAAACCACGGCCTCGCGGAGCCGTCCACTACTGTTGACAGCATGTCGGTGGTGAAGGAGCGGCGCCGTGCGATCCGGCGCAATCGCATGGTGGGCGCGGCGCTGGTGATCGTGCTGTTCTACGCCACGCTCGCGTTCCTGTTCACAAGAGGCAGGTAAGCACTGGGCGTGCGCCCGGTGAGGCTGCGCACCTCGCGCGAGAGGTGCGCCTGGTCGGCGAAGCCCGCGGCGACAGCCAGCTCGGCCAGCCCTCCGTGCGCCGGCATCCGCAGCGCCCGTTGCAGGCGGAGCACGCGGTGCAGCGCCTTCGGCCCGTAGCCCACCGCCGCGATCACGCGCCGCCGCAGCTGTCGGTCGGTGATCCCGAGATCCAGCTCCGCCAAGGACGCCGCACCCGCGTCGAACTCCGTCACGAGCGCGTGGACCAGCGGATCGACCTCGCCGAAGCGCGGCAACCGAGCGCTCAGCGCCCGTTCCAGGGCAGCACCGGCCGGGCCGGTCGACGCCTCCTCCAGCAGGCGCTCGGCACAGGCCCGGCCCCAGACCAGCGCCAGATCGGTCGTGGTGTTGGTGAGTTCGTGCGGTGCCACGTCACCGAGCAGCAACCGGGCCGCGCCGGGGCGCAGGCGCACGCCGACCGCCCGGCTGCCGACGTCCGCGTCCACATCGCGCCAGGCGGTGTCCGGACCGACGACGCTCAGCCGCCCGTCCGACCAGAGCAGGTCGACACAGCCGTCCGGGATCACCCGCTGGCGGTGCCGCGCACCGGCCACCCGGCTGCCCCAGAGGCACCGGACGTGTGCGGTGAGCGCGGGTCCGGGCGCTCGCTCGCGATAGTCCGAACTCACCCCACCACGGTAACGCGACCCACCGACAGCGCCGTCAATAATTCACCAGATCGCGCAATCCGAAGTTGGATTCCCCAATTGACAGTGAAAGTTGCACAGACACAAAAAAGGCGCCCACGAGGGGCGCCGAAGGCAATGAGGTGCGGGTCGGGCCGATCCCGCCGCCATTCTTGACCGGCCCGACCCGCAGCCTGTTCCCGCAGTGCACAGCGTGCAACGGGAGCCTGTAGGGGAACTCGCACTTACGGATTTACGAAGTGCTTGTTCATGAAAGCGAACCTAGTACACGAACCTACGTTTGCGGTAGCCCCCACGGCGAGTTGTAAGCCGCTCGCCCAACATCACACCCGGGACGCGGGCCCGTGTAATCGATTCCGTCCACCTTTTCGCGCTTATGGCGGACAAAAGCGTATAGGTTTAGACCATTTGCAAGCCAATACGCCGAACGGCCCAGCGGCGGCGGTCAGCGGCCACCGTCGCCGGGCCGTGGCCGGTCAGCCGGTCGCGATGCTGAACACGTGCAACGCGCCCTTGCCGGTCAGCGAGGACGGCAGCGTCACGCTGCGCACGCGCTTGGCCGGATCGAGCGCGATCGGCGCCGTGCCGTAGAGGTGGACGCCGATGTGGTGCGAGGTGCCGCTCGTGGTGTTGCGGTAAGGCATGCGGAGCACGATGCGGTTGCCGTACTCCAGCGGATCCGATCCGGAACCGCCGCGAGCCCAGTCGGTGAAACCGAGCTCACCGGTGACGGACGTGCCATCTGTGTAGTTCACAGTTACGGTGCCCACAGCCTTGCCGTTGGTTCCGGTGCCGAGGAACGACAGCTTCGTGGCCCCGGCCGGGCCGTCGACGTTGATCGTCTGCCCGTTGGCGAAGACGTTGTCCAATTCCCCCGGCTCCGTGGCGGGCCAGTAGTGCGTGACCCCGTCGACGGTTACCGGACGACCGCCTTCGATCCCGCCCGCCGCAAGTGCATCTCTAGAGAAGCTGTAGCCGAAGCCGTCCAAGTTACCCACGGACTGCTCACTGTCCAGGGATGTGCCCACGTTGTTGAATGACGCGCGCAAGCTGCCCGGTTGAGCCACCAGCACTGTGATCGCCGAGTTCGACAGCACGGTGCCGTCCGTCGCGGTGAAGGTCACCGGGATGCGGTAGGTGCCCTCCGCCGTGCCCTGAGCGACCGTGACGGTCGCGAGCTGGCTGGCCTTCCCGCTCGTCGGCAGGGTCAGCTCGCCGGATGCCGGACTGACGCTCAAGCCCACCGGCGGGGAGCCGGTGTGGAATCGCACCTTCGCCCCCTTGCCGGAGAAGTCCTGCGCTCCGATGCGCGTCTCCCCTTTGGCTCCAGCGGCCACCACGACGCGCGCCGGGTCGAGGAAGCCGCGCTGGCCGTTCTCCCCGTCACGGAAGGACGGCGGGACCGAGTCTGCCGCGGTGCCCCACGTGCCTTGCGGTGTGGCGGAGAGCGCGAACTCGACCGTGCCCCCACGCTCCACAAAGGACTCTGGGAGCCAGGTTTGGTCGGTCGCGACGCCGTTGTACTTCACGCCGGTGACGTAGGGGACCTTGGTACCCGCGCCGGGCGCCTTGATGACGAGCTTCTGGCCCGTGGGTCGCGAGACCACGACCTCCTCGAACAACGGGCTGTTCAGCACCAGCTCCGCACGCCCGGGAATGACCGGGTACATGCCCATCGCGGCGAAGACGTACCACGACGACATCTGCCCGAGGTCGTCGTTGCCCATCAGCCCGTTCTCCTTGGGACCGAACAGGTCGTTCACCGCGCGCCGGGTGACCTCCTGCGTCTTGTGAGGCGCGCCCGCGAAGTTGTAGAACCACAGCGAGTGCATGATCGGCTCGTTGCCGAGGAACGCGTGCGGCTCCTTCGGCCCCGCGTTGAGCTTCTTGAAGAAGAAGTCCAAGCGCTTCACGACTTCGCCGTTGCCGCCCATCGCGTCGAAGAGCCCGCGCGCGTTGTACGGCACCATCCACGTGTACTGCGCGGAGTTGCCCTCGACCCAGCCATCGGGGCTCGCAGGGTTGAACGGCTCGACGAAGGACCCGTCGGTGTTGCGGTTCTGGATGTAGCTCGACGCCGGGTTGAAGACGTTCTGCCAGTACTGCGCGCGCCGCATGAACTGCGTGTAGACGGCGCTGTCGCCCAGCCTGCGGGCGAGGTCGGCGATCGCGAAGTCCGCGCTGGTGTACTCCAACGTGGTGGCGGGCGGACCCCAGACACCCTTGGCGCCGTTGGCGATGTAGCCCAGTCGCTGGTAGTCCTCAAGACCCGGCCGCTCCACGTAGCCCTGGGTCGGCTGCGTGGCACCGCGCAGCATCAGCAGCAACGCCTTGCGCGCGTCGAAGTCCTTGGCGCCGAAGGCGTACGCGCTGGCGACCATGATGTGGTACGGGTCGCCGTTCATCACGCCGGTGTAGCTGTTGGCGACCGTCCAGCGGTCCCAGGAGCCGCCCTGCTCGGCGAAGGCGATCATCGACCTGGTGATGTCCGACGCCTCCTTCGGCGCGAGCATCGCCAGCAGCTGCATCTCCGAGCGGTAGATGTCCCAGCCGGAGAGGTTGGTGTA
The window above is part of the Allokutzneria albata genome. Proteins encoded here:
- a CDS encoding GH92 family glycosyl hydrolase → MSAFRFSRSGRLLGAFVAAAALTSSVAPTAIASPAQLSADPVGLVNTFIGSKDDGNTFPGASMPFGKTQISPIGSHYSGWRYDDPKIHGFGHLFLSGAGCWEQGGVLSVLPTTGTVGPGSQHAFDTTVPATFDHHQYGAQYTHAGEVGTAGYYKTRLTSYGGIDAETTASTRTGAERYTFTDPSNANVFVNLGQANDKHSVTSSSVKVVGDRTLEGAIETLSFCGGRRYTTWFTMKFDQPFSAFGTWSPQGGLPGSRESSGGAGLRGAWLNFGALRGKSVTATTAVSHVDIEGARKNLAAEGLRRDGTPLGFDELRGRAERAWRTELSRVRVGGGSRDDLVVFYTALYHVLLQPLTGNDHDGRYRGFDDKIHTARGWTYYEYYSLWDTYRTQNQLIAMFWPSRAKDIAQSLLAVHQQGGWLPRWAYASFETNTMTGDPVTPYMVDLWRFGAFKGREREALGALLQNANGVPPAASQFEGRAGNPNYLANGFVEYDKRKPKKGMDIDQHHGGSATMEYALADCSLSVMAGALGAHTEAAALRKRGQSWRNVWDPTVTDRGFTGFPRPRVLDGAWHSDPGKPYTPTSDHGFHEGTAWQYQWLVQQDVSGALKAMGGKEETAKRLDAFFAYDKLLANHTEAVRKEWVVGPYAYYNQFRYNPNNEPDLHAPWMYTLIGQPWKTSTVTRAAQTLFTNAPNGVTGNDDLGTMSAWYVFSAIGMYPAVNGTGQLVLSKPRFPVVSIDLENGRPLVIATPGVDSAKNQFIGSARLGARQHDKVWVDWEQLSRGQVLTYTLTERESTWGTTPAALPPSPCGS
- a CDS encoding DUF3817 domain-containing protein, which codes for MLSTPAGRFRLIAIAEACSWIGLLIGMLFEHVLRVTDIGVKIFGPVHGGLFVIYVLLAFLVRKPLGWDNRTLVWALVASIPPAATVWFERWAARTGRMEPVADSVTA
- a CDS encoding tetratricopeptide repeat protein, with translation MEDVTRPDRRQNAALSAALAGAVDLSAVKARAEATARQQSRPAAAPAASGSAPATSGEWVVEVSEATFQQDVLERSLQVPVVVDLRASWSEESQQLSPILQRLSAESNGTWILATVDIDANPRIAQAFGVQSVPMTVAIAGGQVLDGVPGLQPEAQLRQWIASLVQALRDRLPGIKAAEERAAAGGAAEAEQPEDPRFTAAEEAFERGDYAAAEAAYEQILAAEPGNEDAKAALAQVRFTARAERTDSGAIEKADASPDDIDAQLAAADAEIAAQLVDQAFARLVATVRRTADEDRNRVRQHLVDLFELFPADDQRVMLARRNLASALF
- a CDS encoding AraC family transcriptional regulator; translation: MSSDYRERAPGPALTAHVRCLWGSRVAGARHRQRVIPDGCVDLLWSDGRLSVVGPDTAWRDVDADVGSRAVGVRLRPGAARLLLGDVAPHELTNTTTDLALVWGRACAERLLEEASTGPAGAALERALSARLPRFGEVDPLVHALVTEFDAGAASLAELDLGITDRQLRRRVIAAVGYGPKALHRVLRLQRALRMPAHGGLAELAVAAGFADQAHLSREVRSLTGRTPSAYLPLVNRNASVA
- a CDS encoding GH92 family glycosyl hydrolase: MKRSSPAGLRRWRVPAALTTALAVVLAPLTTTTATAEPAKEDLARWVNPFVGTKPGGPDHGTGGGAGNTFPGADVPFGMVQWSPDTVKHQHGGYFYEDDRIKGFSLTHLSGAGCSTYQDIPFMPFAGEVTTSPAVDPGRYVAGFSHANEKATPGYYGVQLDSGAKVDLTVTQRSGAGRFTFPANRPATLLVNTSGSIMGADDAEISLGADEISGWATSGRFCGQKMNKYRVYFHAKFDRPFASIGTWKDGAVTPGRALERGGSKPKIGARIADGPVAQEQHRGEETTVSGPGSGGFVTFADDGKPVNVKLGLSFVSVDGAKGNVAAENKNRSFEQIAEAARAAWNERLNTIRVKGGTDAERTTFYSSLYHVFVQPNVFSDADGRYIGFDGRVHRVEPGRAIYTNLSGWDIYRSEMQLLAMLAPKEASDITRSMIAFAEQGGSWDRWTVANSYTGVMNGDPYHIMVASAYAFGAKDFDARKALLLMLRGATQPTQGYVERPGLEDYQRLGYIANGAKGVWGPPATTLEYTSADFAIADLARRLGDSAVYTQFMRRAQYWQNVFNPASSYIQNRNTDGSFVEPFNPASPDGWVEGNSAQYTWMVPYNARGLFDAMGGNGEVVKRLDFFFKKLNAGPKEPHAFLGNEPIMHSLWFYNFAGAPHKTQEVTRRAVNDLFGPKENGLMGNDDLGQMSSWYVFAAMGMYPVIPGRAELVLNSPLFEEVVVSRPTGQKLVIKAPGAGTKVPYVTGVKYNGVATDQTWLPESFVERGGTVEFALSATPQGTWGTAADSVPPSFRDGENGQRGFLDPARVVVAAGAKGETRIGAQDFSGKGAKVRFHTGSPPVGLSVSPASGELTLPTSGKASQLATVTVAQGTAEGTYRIPVTFTATDGTVLSNSAITVLVAQPGSLRASFNNVGTSLDSEQSVGNLDGFGYSFSRDALAAGGIEGGRPVTVDGVTHYWPATEPGELDNVFANGQTINVDGPAGATKLSFLGTGTNGKAVGTVTVNYTDGTSVTGELGFTDWARGGSGSDPLEYGNRIVLRMPYRNTTSGTSHHIGVHLYGTAPIALDPAKRVRSVTLPSSLTGKGALHVFSIATG
- a CDS encoding SCO6745 family protein — protein: MLSIGSVEERRAAARRLWSLFENYHVLTYFTPESRAAADGLGCKGGWMGYFAQRAAPFGEAGPELVISTFYNFPPGMVHRALPDAWELADAETFLATRLTGVDGALRHLLGEEALSGPEIAELAELGRAAAAATPITGRPLAAANAALPWPEQPHLALWHATTILRESRGDGHIATLVAAGLDPCEALVLYAADHGMTDEAMLGFRRWPEQEWQAAVDRLTERGLIADRALTAAGGQLRAWCEERTDDGAILPWLAIGEEATRRFAELMLPIARTLSATNEAFRNNPMALHLVT
- a CDS encoding Abi family protein, which translates into the protein MTNPALNTLLEQRFSPERLAPYRTASGGDLAAALALYERNSQIAAAFWRTLGHVEVLVRNAMHSALADRSGRADWYVPLAPLLTEKAQNDIATARDRVVRNGYVETPGRVVTELSFGFWRYLLAARYERTLWLPCLRGAFPHLSGMRKDVHDKVAGLHELRNRIAHHEPVHHRPLRRLRADALVVAGWICPSARGWVGAGCWVPGAVGGVSGWRT
- a CDS encoding MTH1187 family thiamine-binding protein, which encodes MLVSFSVSPLGGESDSVSAAVADAVRVVRESGLPNETSAMFTTIEGETWDEVMDVVRRAVEAVQQHGPRVSLVLKADIRPGYTAQLSAKVERVEEHLREM
- a CDS encoding MarR family winged helix-turn-helix transcriptional regulator, whose product is MTGRSLPFDPIERAAELWAERIGPAETMAAVTSVMRVQQIVQSAVDGALRPHKLTFARYEALVLLTFSRQGSLPMRVMGERLQLHPTSVTNIVDRLEADGLVVRAPHPTDRRTTLVAITDDGRTRMKAATEAVTEANFGLAGLTPRQTEQLTELLAKVRKATGDFAS